A single genomic interval of Halomonas sp. GT harbors:
- a CDS encoding nitrate regulatory protein — translation MSSAQQLLLTALRCDIDSLHHLATTSEIVGDISGFIHALQRERGASTIYLVSKGKRFATRRKEFVQHSQEAETVMRQRLEALTEEARPQAAARLLRRIAAVWLALDDLSTLRQAIHSLAISPDAATQAFNHLISGLLAIVFEAADTSADPDITRALVAIFHLMQGKELAGQERACGAFGFTHGHFDEAHRELMNQLVRGQQRCFDTFEEFASPDAELVWQQTLSPRTLAGIQQLRNIAYQHVCQHSHQEGRADKTLSETWYDLTTLRIDSIKAVEDTLNHQLTALCHQKIALVHSTLEQAKTPLNQPTLAPCEQLLALSDTQPLGELTASALTSPLGRSLIELAHAQSSHLQGLSDELENTRKALRERKLIERAKGLIMAHQEMTEEEAYRFLRKTSMDHSKSMADMAQSILDLSSMLKRKDEKHAH, via the coding sequence ATGTCTTCAGCCCAACAGCTACTCTTGACCGCCCTTCGATGCGATATCGATAGCCTGCACCACTTAGCCACTACCTCAGAGATCGTTGGCGACATTAGCGGTTTTATCCATGCGCTCCAACGTGAACGAGGTGCCTCGACGATTTACCTTGTCTCGAAAGGTAAACGGTTTGCTACTCGGCGAAAGGAATTTGTACAGCATAGCCAAGAAGCCGAGACCGTTATGCGCCAGCGGCTAGAAGCGCTTACCGAAGAAGCACGACCACAGGCAGCGGCACGCTTACTTAGGCGGATCGCTGCGGTGTGGCTTGCCCTGGATGACTTAAGCACTTTACGGCAAGCCATACATTCGCTTGCAATCTCTCCAGATGCAGCAACCCAAGCCTTTAACCACTTAATCAGCGGGCTCCTCGCTATTGTATTTGAAGCAGCAGACACCTCGGCAGACCCGGATATCACTCGCGCACTAGTGGCTATTTTCCACCTTATGCAAGGTAAAGAGCTCGCAGGGCAAGAACGTGCCTGTGGTGCCTTTGGCTTTACCCATGGGCATTTCGACGAAGCCCATCGCGAATTAATGAATCAATTAGTACGTGGCCAGCAGCGCTGCTTCGACACCTTTGAAGAGTTTGCCTCACCCGACGCTGAGCTTGTCTGGCAGCAGACTCTCTCGCCGCGAACACTCGCGGGGATTCAACAGCTTCGCAACATTGCTTACCAACATGTTTGCCAACACTCTCATCAAGAAGGCCGTGCAGACAAAACGCTTAGTGAAACATGGTACGACCTAACCACATTACGCATAGATAGCATCAAAGCCGTTGAAGACACGCTAAATCACCAATTAACGGCGCTATGTCATCAAAAAATCGCTCTGGTGCATTCGACATTAGAGCAGGCTAAAACACCTCTTAACCAACCAACTCTTGCTCCCTGCGAGCAGCTTCTTGCCTTAAGCGATACACAACCATTAGGAGAGCTGACCGCTAGCGCTTTAACCTCTCCATTAGGACGTTCACTGATTGAGCTTGCCCATGCCCAATCGAGCCACCTTCAAGGTCTTAGCGATGAGCTGGAAAACACCCGCAAAGCCCTGCGTGAACGTAAGCTCATCGAACGCGCCAAAGGCCTTATCATGGCCCACCAGGAAATGACCGAAGAAGAGGCTTACCGTTTTTTACGTAAAACCTCGATGGATCACAGCAAAAGCATGGCCGATATGGCGCAGTCAATACTCGATCTTTCATCTATGCTCAAACGCAAAGACGAAAAACACGCACACTAG
- a CDS encoding SDR family oxidoreductase — MQHRVLMITGASSGIGAATARAASREGYKLVLAARSTDKLTALAQELGPENVLTCALDVTDMSQQQTMVDQAIETFGRIDAVFANAGRGGSPGGFSGADHDAWREMILTNIYGVGLTLQACLPALKRNKGHVLLTGSAAGRTTIPGSMYSATKWAVTGIGYNLREELRGTGMRVTLIEPGMVDTPFFDKPPEHALEDRDIANAVIYALSQPPHVDVNEILIRPTPPTD, encoded by the coding sequence ATGCAGCACCGTGTCCTAATGATTACAGGCGCCTCAAGTGGAATTGGTGCCGCCACCGCGCGAGCGGCCTCACGTGAAGGCTATAAGCTGGTACTTGCCGCCCGCTCTACCGACAAACTCACCGCACTGGCCCAGGAACTTGGCCCTGAAAACGTGCTGACATGCGCGTTGGATGTCACCGACATGTCGCAACAGCAAACAATGGTTGATCAAGCAATTGAAACATTTGGACGTATCGATGCAGTCTTTGCTAACGCTGGACGCGGTGGTTCTCCCGGCGGCTTTAGCGGTGCAGATCACGACGCTTGGCGCGAGATGATCCTGACCAACATTTACGGTGTAGGACTAACGCTTCAGGCATGCCTTCCCGCGCTAAAGCGGAACAAAGGGCATGTACTTTTAACCGGGTCAGCCGCAGGACGAACCACGATTCCAGGCTCGATGTACAGCGCCACAAAGTGGGCAGTGACCGGCATAGGCTATAACTTGCGTGAAGAGCTACGCGGAACGGGCATGCGCGTTACCTTGATTGAGCCCGGCATGGTGGATACCCCTTTCTTTGATAAGCCACCAGAGCACGCACTTGAAGATCGCGATATTGCCAACGCCGTGATTTATGCACTTTCTCAACCGCCGCACGTCGATGTGAACGAGATTTTAATTCGGCCAACGCCACCCACTGATTAA